A segment of the Pantoea trifolii genome:
TTGCGTTGCCACATTTTTGAAGAGATCTCGCCTGAAGATCTGCAGCGTGAGCTGCGCCGCTGTGGCAATGACAGTTATGGCGTGTTGCTCAAAGCAAGCGATCACCCTTTGCTCAAGAATACGATTGCGGAGCTGGCGGCCCTCAACGTGCCGGTGGTAACGCTCGTTACTGATTTACCGTCAAGCGAGCGCATCAGCTATGTCGGCATGGATAATGATGGTGCCGGTCGAACGGCGGCCTGGCTGATGTCGCGGTGGCTGCCTGCTGCCGTGCAAACGGTCGCCGTTGTGATCAGCAGCACGGGCTTTCGCGGGGAAGAGCAGCGCATGGAGGGCTTCATTCAGGCGTTGAGTCAGCGAGCGCCGTATTTGAAGATTAAAGCTGTCAGTGAAGGTTACGGTATCGATTCACTCACTTTTACCCAGATGTGCACAGCGCTGGAACAGGATCCCTCGATCCAATCTATTTATAGCGTGGGGGGCGGAAATGGTGCCATTTTGCAGGCTTTTTCAGCGATGCACCGCGAGGTAAACGTTTTCATTGGCCATGATCTGGATGAAGAAAATCGCCGGCTACTCGCTGCTGAAGAGATGGATGCGGTGATTGACCATGATCTTCATGAAGATGCGCGATCGGCGTTTAAAGCAATCCTGCGTTTTCACGGCTTTTTGCCCGAAGCCGAAGATGAAACGGCATCATCACGCGTTATTGTCGTCACGCCGTTCAATATTTGAGGCACTAGCGATGGCTAAGTGGCAATATCGACGCCAAACCGCTATTGCTCTGAGGATTTTGATATGACCACCTTTCACCAACTCAATGCCATCAGCCTGCGTGGCCAGCCTATCTCAATGGCCGATTTCACCGGCAAGCTGGTTCTGGTGGTTAACACCGCCAGCCATTGTGGATTCACGCCACAATATGCCGGTCTCGAAGCACTTTACAAAAAGCACGCCGCTCAGGGGCTGGTGATCCTGGGGTTCCCCTGTAACCAGTTCGGTAAGCAGGAACCCGGCAGCGCCGATGATATCGCGCAGACCTGCCAAATTAACTACGGTGTGAGCTTTCCGATGTTTGAGAAAGTTGAGGTCAACGGCGCCGCAACGCATCCGGTTTTTCGCTATCTAAAAGACGAATTGCCCGGCGTGCTGGGAGGGCGCATCAAGTGGAACTTCACTAAGTTTCTCATCGGACGTGATGGCAAACCGCTCAAGCGTTTTGCGCCAATCACCACTCCGGAGAAAATGGAAGCCGCAATCCTTGCTGCACTAGAAAGCTAATAGTGATTCCGTCTCTCGACGTCCGAAATGTGCGAGCTATCACAATTAACAACATTTCTTTTTAAGCAATTAGCCTGTTTCTACCTTAAACATCCCCTGCATGTCACGGTTTGTGACATGATAAACGTCATAAATGACCTGCCAGGATGTTTAAATATATGTTTGACGCAAGAAAGTTATCCACTTTAAACGCCCTCGAAAGCTGCGTGCACAATTATATTATCAAAAACATTAATGCCGTTATTTATATGACGATAAGGGAGCTTGCCGATAATTCGGGTGTGTCTACCGCAACGATTCTGCGATTCTGTAAAAAAATGGATTTCAATGGTTACTCAGAACTCAAAGCCAGTATGAAGTTACACCTGAACAGAAATAGCACATTACTTATTCCTCATGGCGCTGAGGAAATATTAACCTTTTTTAAAAGCATCAGAAACGATGAGTTTGATGAGATGATTAAGCAGGCAGCAGAGTATATTCGTGATGCAGAACGGGTGTTCTTTGCCGGCGCTGGCAGCTCTGGCACGCTTGGCAGGTATGGCGCCCGTTTCTTCTCTAACATGGGCAAGTTCAGCAATCACATTGACGATCCCTATTATCCGGTGAGCTCGGACATGGTGCAGAGTTCAGTGGCTATCGTGCTTTCTGTCTCTGGCGAAACCCCCGAAATAGTGAAACTCGCCAGACAATTTGTTATTCACCATTGCAAAGTGATTGCGATAACCTGTAATCCTGATTCAACCCTGGCAAAACTCGCTGACTTTATTGTTCCCTATCATGTGTCCCGCATTTTAATTGATAACGAATACGATATTACCACGCAGGTTCCGGTTATTTTTATTCTTGAATCAATAGGCAGAAAACTGGTGGTGAATAATGTCAGTGAGATGTCACGTGGTGTGACATTTTTGTAATTGTCGACCGGTTATAACATATTGTGACTTCGTGACATTGCCAAAGCGATTTTCTAACATTGCCGCGATGAGTTCGCCTCTGACGGACTGAATTCCCTCTGGCAATGGAAGAAAACCATGGCAATAAATTATACGGATTCTGCGAAAGAGATCGTAAAGCTGATAGGTAGCGATAATAACGTGATAAGTGTCACGCATTGCGCCACACGTCTGAGGTTTGTGCTTAAAGATTATGCTCTGGTCGAGGTTGAATCACTCAAGCGGGTGAAAGGGGTGATTACCGCGATGCAGGCCAGCGGCCAGATGCAGGTGGTTATCGGCAATCACGTCGGTGATGCTTACCGCGAAGTGCAAAATCTACTCAATATCGATGAAAGTGTTGCGGTAACACCGCCTAATGTCGGTATTGTTAGCCGCGTTATGGATATCATCTCCAGCATCTTTGCGCCTTTCCTCTATCCGCTGGCAGCCTGCGGTGTGCTGCAGGGCATCATTTCGCTGCTGACCGCCATCGGCTGGATGGATCCGGCAAGCGGCACCTATCGCATTCTTAATTTTGTTTCGTGGACCGGCTTTACCTTCCTGCCCGTCATGGTGGCTTTTACCGCCGCGAAAAAATTCAACGTAAATCCGTTTACAGCGGTAATCGCCGCCTGTGCGCTGGTGTCGCCGGATTACCTGAATATGCTGACGGCCAACAAAATACTCACCGCCAACTCAGCCGATCCAGCTGTGCATGCTTTGATGCAGAGCGCGGTTGAAAACCCGGCTATTTCAAAAGTGCTGGTGGAGATTGCTGGCATTCCGCTGGATGCCGCGCCGCTGACCTTTATGGGCTTGCCGGTTCAGTATCTGAGTTACACCTCGTCGGTGATCCCGATTATTTTGATGGTTTGGGGCATGTCGTATGTTCAGCGGTTCTTTGAGCGCCTGCTACCGATGGTGATACGCAACCTGTTCACGCCGATGTTCTGTCTCGCCATCATGGTTCCACTCACGCTGCTGGCATTTGGTCCGGTCGGTAACATGATTGGTGGCGCCATCGGTGGCGTTTACAACACGCTCTATCACCTCAGTCCTTCCGTTGCCGGATTTGTGGTCGGTGCCTTGTGGATGCCGCTGGTTACATTAGGCGTGCATTGGGGCATCACGCCCGTGACCGTCGGCAACTATGCAACCTTGGGCTACGACACCTTTACCGGCTTACAAGCTTCTGCGGTATTTGGCATGGCGGGTGCGGTGCTTGGCGTCTACCTGAAGGCGAAAGATGCTGAGCTCAAGCGTATGGCGCTCTCTGCAGGTGTGACGGCGCTGTTTGGTATCACTGAACCCGCCATCTACGGTGTGGCATTACGCCTAAAACGGCCAATGATCTGTGGCTGCCTCGCGGGTGCTGCAGGCGGCATGATTGCCGGTGCATTCAACGCGGTTTCATGGAGTTACTGCATTCCAGGTATTGCCGTCCTGCCGGTGTTCTTTAAAGAAGGGCACATGACGCAATTCCTCGGCTTCCTGATATCCATTTTCGTTGCATTCGTTTTGGGCATGGTCTTCTCCTGGGTAGCGGGATTCAAAGAAGACAGCCAGCCAGACGTTCGCCCTGTGCCGCAGCCTGGCACCATCTGATCAAGAGATACTTATTATGAATAATCAATTCCCAAAAAATTTCATGTGGGGCGGCGCGGTTGCGGCTCACCAGGTCGAAGGTGCGTGGGATAAAGGCGGAAAAGGCCCGAGCATTGTCGATGTGCTGACCAGCGGGGCGCACGGCGTTGATCGCGTTATCACCTCGGGCATTCAGGATGACTGCTTTTATGCCAATCACGAGGCATCCGACTTTTACCATCGTTATCCTGAAGACATCGCGCTGCTGGCCGAAATGGGCTTCCGCTGCTTCCGCACCTCAATTGCATGGTCGCGTATTTTTCCGCGCGGCGATGAAGCTTTACCGAACCAAGAGGGGCTGCGTTTTTACGATGCATTATTTGATGAGCTGTTGAAATACGGGATTGAACCCGTTATTACGCTGTCCCATTTTGAAATGCCCAATTTCCTGGTCACCGAATATGGCGGCTGGAAAAATAGAAAGGTTTTGGACTTCTTTGTCCACTTCAGCGCAGTGGTTATTGAACGCTTCCAGCACAAAGTAAAATACTGGATGACCTTCAATGAAATTAATAATCAGCGCAACTGGAAAACCCCGCTTTTCGGTTATTGCTGTTCCGGTGTTATTTTCACCCACGAGCCTAATCCTGAAGAGTGCATGTATCAGGTTCTGCATCATCAATTTGTTGCCAGTGCTCAAGTGGTGAAGTTAGGACACGACATTAATCCTGAACTGAAAATTGGCTGCATGATCGCCATGGTGCCGCTGTATCCGTTTTCCTGTCACCCAGATGACGTGATGTATGCCCAGGAAGCGATGAGGGAACGATTCTTTTTTAGTGATGTTCACATGCGCGGTCATTATCCGGCTTATATCCTCAATGAATGGCAGCGCAAGGGATACCACATTGCGATGGAGCCCGATGATGCGCAGATCCTGCGCGAAGGATGTGCCGATTATATCGGGCTGAGCTATTACATGAGTAATGCAGTCAGTAAAGAAAATGCCGGCAGCGGGACCGCACTATCAGGATTCGAAGGAAGTGTTCCGAATCCACACGTTAAAGCCTCCGATTGGGGCTGGCAGATCGATCCGGTAGGCCTGCGTTATGTGCTGAATATTCTCTATGAGCGTTATGAAAAGCCGCTTTTCGTGGTTGAAAACGGTTTTGGTGCCATCGACAAATTGGATGAAAAGGGCGAGGTCAATGACGACTACCGCATCGACTATCTGCGCGCGCATATTGAACAGATGAAAAAAGCCGTCACCGAAGATGGTGTCGATCTTATGGGATATACTCCTTGGGGATGTATTGACTGTGTATCCTTTACCACTGGCCAATACAGCAAGCGTTATGGCTTTATCTACGTAAATAAAAACGATGATGGTAGCGGAGATTTTGCCCGCTCGAAGAAGAAGAGTTTTGACTGGTATCGCCGGGTCATCGCCAGCAACGGCGAAGAACTCTAACAAAATTAGGTGCGACAAGGATGTCGCACCTACAAAATTTTTAAGGCTTCTCTTTCTCTTCTTCAGCCGGAATCAGCGGTTCATCAATGGCGATGGATGAATTAGATTTCAGCAGCTGAATATCCAGAATCACGTAGGTCATAGTGGTAATGAATAACGAAATCACGCTGCCAATCACGCCGCTGGTGGTGAAGGTGAAATAGTTATACATCACCACCCAGGTCACACAAATAAACAGCGCCAGCGCAACGTTAATTGCCGACTGCGAATAATCGGTGGTGCGTGATCCCATTTCATTAATTTGCCGACTGAAATTCGCGCCGCTGTATTTCTCCAGCACAAAAATTCCCTGTTCCCAATTACGCAAACGACGTGCGCCGCTGCGGGTGAGAAATACGTAGAGCAGCGAGACAAATAAACCGGAGAAGGCGATCAGTACCGGCACCGCTTCCAGCGCATAAGCGAGGCTTTTATGGCTGGATGCCTGCGGCGTGAGATCCAAAGTTAATGACGCACCCAGCGCGGCATATAAAAACACAAACAGCAGCAGAAACAGCGCGTTGCGCCGCCAGTCGAGATCGGCTTCGTGATTCTTCTGCTGGCGCGCGCTGTGCAGCGCCTGCTGTAATAACGTGGCATTGGTGGATGCGGTGTCAATACTTTCAATCTCTTCAGCCAATAAGCGGTGAATAAACGGCTGATCGGCCGGTTCAATGGTGATGCGCATAGATTTCTCGGTAACGTAACGATCAAAGGCGTCAGTGTAACGTAAATCGCCTGGCTCGCGCAGAATCTGCGAGTAAGCGCGCAATTTTCCATCTATGTTTCGGTTCGCATCGCACATTATTTGTACAATTGATGGGCGGTTATTACTGACCGCGCAAATCACGACGGAGTAATGAGCTATGTCGTATGTTGATGGTTTTGTCGTAGCGGTGCCGGAAGCCAATAAGGAGGATTATCGTGCCATGGCGGCCAAAGCCGCGCCGCTGTTCAAAGAGTTTGGCGCCACGCGTATCGTCGAGTGCTGGGCAGACGATGTGCCTGAAGGCACGCAGACCGATTTCTATCGCGCTGTAAAAGCCGAAGAGGGCG
Coding sequences within it:
- a CDS encoding MurR/RpiR family transcriptional regulator; translation: MFDARKLSTLNALESCVHNYIIKNINAVIYMTIRELADNSGVSTATILRFCKKMDFNGYSELKASMKLHLNRNSTLLIPHGAEEILTFFKSIRNDEFDEMIKQAAEYIRDAERVFFAGAGSSGTLGRYGARFFSNMGKFSNHIDDPYYPVSSDMVQSSVAIVLSVSGETPEIVKLARQFVIHHCKVIAITCNPDSTLAKLADFIVPYHVSRILIDNEYDITTQVPVIFILESIGRKLVVNNVSEMSRGVTFL
- a CDS encoding PTS transporter subunit EIIC: MAINYTDSAKEIVKLIGSDNNVISVTHCATRLRFVLKDYALVEVESLKRVKGVITAMQASGQMQVVIGNHVGDAYREVQNLLNIDESVAVTPPNVGIVSRVMDIISSIFAPFLYPLAACGVLQGIISLLTAIGWMDPASGTYRILNFVSWTGFTFLPVMVAFTAAKKFNVNPFTAVIAACALVSPDYLNMLTANKILTANSADPAVHALMQSAVENPAISKVLVEIAGIPLDAAPLTFMGLPVQYLSYTSSVIPIILMVWGMSYVQRFFERLLPMVIRNLFTPMFCLAIMVPLTLLAFGPVGNMIGGAIGGVYNTLYHLSPSVAGFVVGALWMPLVTLGVHWGITPVTVGNYATLGYDTFTGLQASAVFGMAGAVLGVYLKAKDAELKRMALSAGVTALFGITEPAIYGVALRLKRPMICGCLAGAAGGMIAGAFNAVSWSYCIPGIAVLPVFFKEGHMTQFLGFLISIFVAFVLGMVFSWVAGFKEDSQPDVRPVPQPGTI
- a CDS encoding 6-phospho-beta-glucosidase — encoded protein: MNNQFPKNFMWGGAVAAHQVEGAWDKGGKGPSIVDVLTSGAHGVDRVITSGIQDDCFYANHEASDFYHRYPEDIALLAEMGFRCFRTSIAWSRIFPRGDEALPNQEGLRFYDALFDELLKYGIEPVITLSHFEMPNFLVTEYGGWKNRKVLDFFVHFSAVVIERFQHKVKYWMTFNEINNQRNWKTPLFGYCCSGVIFTHEPNPEECMYQVLHHQFVASAQVVKLGHDINPELKIGCMIAMVPLYPFSCHPDDVMYAQEAMRERFFFSDVHMRGHYPAYILNEWQRKGYHIAMEPDDAQILREGCADYIGLSYYMSNAVSKENAGSGTALSGFEGSVPNPHVKASDWGWQIDPVGLRYVLNILYERYEKPLFVVENGFGAIDKLDEKGEVNDDYRIDYLRAHIEQMKKAVTEDGVDLMGYTPWGCIDCVSFTTGQYSKRYGFIYVNKNDDGSGDFARSKKKSFDWYRRVIASNGEEL
- a CDS encoding RipA family octameric membrane protein, with the protein product MRITIEPADQPFIHRLLAEEIESIDTASTNATLLQQALHSARQQKNHEADLDWRRNALFLLLFVFLYAALGASLTLDLTPQASSHKSLAYALEAVPVLIAFSGLFVSLLYVFLTRSGARRLRNWEQGIFVLEKYSGANFSRQINEMGSRTTDYSQSAINVALALFICVTWVVMYNYFTFTTSGVIGSVISLFITTMTYVILDIQLLKSNSSIAIDEPLIPAEEEKEKP
- a CDS encoding LacI family DNA-binding transcriptional regulator; translation: MARSFSIKQIAAQSGVSKATVDRALHQRGSVSPRTARRIAQAIRDLELQQRASLASGRTLPIDLVMHAPERFSSLVLAALLSQINSFAPFRLTLRCHIFEEISPEDLQRELRRCGNDSYGVLLKASDHPLLKNTIAELAALNVPVVTLVTDLPSSERISYVGMDNDGAGRTAAWLMSRWLPAAVQTVAVVISSTGFRGEEQRMEGFIQALSQRAPYLKIKAVSEGYGIDSLTFTQMCTALEQDPSIQSIYSVGGGNGAILQAFSAMHREVNVFIGHDLDEENRRLLAAEEMDAVIDHDLHEDARSAFKAILRFHGFLPEAEDETASSRVIVVTPFNI
- a CDS encoding glutathione peroxidase yields the protein MTTFHQLNAISLRGQPISMADFTGKLVLVVNTASHCGFTPQYAGLEALYKKHAAQGLVILGFPCNQFGKQEPGSADDIAQTCQINYGVSFPMFEKVEVNGAATHPVFRYLKDELPGVLGGRIKWNFTKFLIGRDGKPLKRFAPITTPEKMEAAILAALES
- a CDS encoding DUF1428 domain-containing protein; translated protein: MSYVDGFVVAVPEANKEDYRAMAAKAAPLFKEFGATRIVECWADDVPEGTQTDFYRAVKAEEGETVVFSWIEYPSREARDAANAKMMSDPRMKEMGENMPFDGKRMIYGGFAILLEE